A genomic region of Gemmata massiliana contains the following coding sequences:
- a CDS encoding leucine-rich repeat domain-containing protein yields the protein MEHVRTDARVGGVRRRHWVAACVRIAVRSGPVPAPAPVDESKAIAFVEKVGGKVTRDEKRPGKPVIGVTLKQTHIADASLKELATLRHLRTLDLSGTQITDAGIKELAAFGELTELTLMACPGIADAAGKPLAALTSLTTLELCDTPVTDAVLKDLTALKNLTYLGLCATKVKGAKVKELSAIKGLKTLVLSRTLVADAGAKELVSLTGVSELLLDESLVTDAGAKELAALKGLTLLMLRGSKVTKTGVKDLRTALPDCRIVD from the coding sequence ATGGAGCATGTTCGCACGGATGCTCGTGTTGGCGGCGTTCGCCGGCGTCATTGGGTTGCTGCCTGCGTTCGTATCGCGGTCCGGAGCGGCCCCGTTCCGGCGCCCGCGCCCGTTGACGAATCGAAGGCGATCGCGTTCGTGGAGAAGGTGGGCGGAAAAGTCACCCGAGACGAGAAGCGCCCGGGTAAACCGGTCATCGGGGTGACCCTCAAGCAAACGCACATCGCGGACGCGAGTCTGAAGGAACTGGCCACGCTCCGCCACCTGCGCACACTGGATCTGAGCGGCACGCAGATCACCGACGCGGGGATCAAGGAACTGGCCGCGTTCGGGGAGCTCACTGAACTCACCCTGATGGCCTGCCCCGGAATCGCGGACGCCGCGGGCAAGCCGCTCGCGGCGCTCACGAGCCTCACCACCCTCGAACTGTGTGACACGCCGGTGACGGACGCGGTACTAAAAGACCTGACCGCGCTCAAGAACCTCACGTACCTCGGGCTCTGTGCGACGAAGGTCAAAGGCGCAAAAGTGAAGGAATTGTCCGCGATCAAGGGGCTCAAGACACTCGTGCTCAGTCGCACTCTGGTTGCCGACGCCGGGGCAAAAGAACTCGTGAGCCTCACGGGAGTGTCGGAACTCCTCCTCGACGAATCGCTCGTAACGGACGCCGGGGCAAAAGAACTCGCGGCCCTCAAGGGGCTCACACTGCTCATGCTGCGCGGATCGAAGGTGACGAAGACCGGCGTCAAAGATCTCCGCACCGCGCTGCCGGATTGCCGCATCGTGGACTGA
- a CDS encoding phage portal protein has protein sequence MPATPHSRLRTLGPPHEPDGLGPLRRELAAQTRRVEETLLNLDNLIAPADWLDAGDGFPGFGTWRWNRPGTRTQDPTRAPITYLNEEEWRQHVALARDLCQRNHLALGFRDHVANFIGPVSVSFVLRGQSPGASASGPIDADGDGEPDVDPIVKEATQVWDEWRELAEWGEGEHDREAECRTRLIVEGECTLRFFTGDARSNGLPHVRHVEPELIRTPPGASTTDPWGWGIKCTDDDDECEQALWLCRPDNPDDGREVRASEYVRAKANVDRTVKRGLSDFFAVAEHLRKVLGLLDNMGHVARLQSAIAWWEQYPTATEAQVRAMIQAGTDYSRPKAAPGSPARTTDVQNYEPGSIIRTEAGRQVQPGPVATGVAGYAQVEALLLRAVGFRWGCPSYFSGDADATFASVLVTGSPFVRITEARQDKVKGFARAVARRVLEFCERTGRLPRGTTQRVRPIATARPIIIADEEKQARTFLALYQQNCADPIEFIRATGPRPQSSRRQHRRLAQEVPAPKHRG, from the coding sequence ATGCCGGCCACACCCCATTCCCGCCTCCGCACCCTCGGCCCGCCCCACGAACCCGACGGGCTCGGCCCCCTGCGACGCGAACTCGCAGCACAAACCCGGCGCGTCGAGGAGACGCTCCTCAACCTCGACAACCTCATCGCACCCGCCGACTGGCTCGACGCCGGAGACGGGTTCCCCGGGTTCGGCACCTGGCGATGGAACCGACCCGGCACACGAACCCAGGACCCCACACGCGCGCCCATCACCTACCTCAACGAAGAAGAATGGCGCCAGCACGTCGCACTCGCACGCGACCTGTGCCAGCGCAACCACCTCGCACTCGGGTTCCGAGACCACGTCGCCAACTTCATCGGACCCGTCAGCGTCTCGTTCGTCCTCCGGGGGCAATCCCCTGGAGCCAGCGCCAGCGGACCCATCGACGCGGACGGGGACGGCGAGCCAGACGTCGATCCCATCGTGAAGGAAGCCACCCAGGTCTGGGACGAGTGGCGCGAACTGGCCGAGTGGGGCGAGGGCGAGCACGACCGCGAGGCCGAGTGCCGCACCCGACTCATCGTCGAAGGCGAATGTACGCTCCGGTTCTTCACGGGCGACGCGCGCTCCAACGGCTTGCCCCATGTGCGACACGTCGAACCCGAACTGATCCGCACCCCACCCGGGGCCAGTACCACCGACCCCTGGGGCTGGGGCATCAAATGCACCGACGACGACGACGAGTGCGAACAGGCCCTCTGGCTGTGCCGACCCGATAACCCCGACGACGGGCGCGAGGTCCGCGCGTCCGAGTACGTGCGCGCCAAGGCCAACGTGGACCGCACCGTCAAGCGCGGGCTGTCCGACTTCTTCGCCGTCGCCGAGCACCTGCGCAAAGTCCTCGGACTACTCGACAACATGGGGCACGTCGCACGGCTCCAGTCCGCCATCGCGTGGTGGGAGCAGTACCCCACCGCGACCGAGGCACAGGTCCGAGCCATGATCCAGGCGGGCACCGACTACTCGCGCCCCAAGGCCGCACCCGGATCACCCGCGCGCACCACCGACGTCCAGAACTACGAGCCGGGCAGCATCATCCGCACCGAGGCCGGGCGACAGGTCCAGCCCGGTCCCGTCGCCACCGGGGTCGCCGGGTACGCACAGGTCGAAGCACTGCTCCTGCGCGCGGTCGGGTTCCGCTGGGGGTGCCCGAGCTACTTCTCCGGCGACGCCGACGCCACCTTCGCCAGCGTGCTCGTCACCGGCTCACCGTTCGTCCGCATCACCGAGGCCCGACAGGACAAGGTCAAGGGGTTCGCGCGGGCCGTCGCGCGCCGGGTGCTCGAGTTCTGCGAGCGCACCGGCCGGCTCCCGCGCGGCACCACACAGCGCGTCCGACCCATCGCCACCGCGCGACCCATCATCATCGCCGACGAGGAGAAACAAGCGCGCACGTTCCTCGCACTGTACCAGCAGAACTGCGCCGACCCGATCGAGTTCATACGCGCAACGGGGCCGCGACCCCAAAGTAGTCGCCGCCAACATCGCCGCCTGGCACAAGAAGTTCCCGCCCCCAAACACCGCGGATAA
- a CDS encoding TIGR03067 domain-containing protein, translated as MSHRVAVLCTALVVAVFAPARAADEKDDKKAAQGTWEYETLEWNGKKIPFNQIKMTTVTFDGDKFAIKIGDKVTSSGTHKFDSTKSPKTFDATVTDGEGRGTTMLGIYKLEGDSLTGCINLTGRERPTEFKTTENSETVLMTAKRAKK; from the coding sequence ATGAGTCACCGCGTTGCGGTTCTGTGTACTGCTCTGGTCGTCGCCGTGTTCGCGCCCGCGCGCGCCGCCGACGAAAAGGACGACAAGAAGGCCGCACAAGGAACGTGGGAGTACGAGACGCTGGAGTGGAACGGGAAGAAGATCCCCTTCAACCAGATCAAGATGACCACCGTCACGTTCGACGGCGACAAGTTCGCCATCAAGATCGGCGACAAGGTGACCTCGTCCGGCACCCACAAGTTCGACTCGACCAAGTCGCCGAAGACGTTCGACGCGACCGTCACCGACGGCGAGGGGCGCGGGACCACCATGCTCGGGATCTACAAGCTCGAGGGCGACAGCCTGACCGGGTGCATCAACCTGACCGGGCGCGAGCGCCCCACCGAGTTCAAGACGACCGAGAACTCGGAAACGGTCCTCATGACCGCGAAGCGCGCGAAGAAGTGA
- a CDS encoding redoxin family protein: MRVPFSPIVALACALLPPAAARGEPPEKPAEKAPALKVGDAAPPLQVTKWLNGAEVKRFEPNKVYVVEFWATWCGPCLGVMPQLAALQTEYKDKGLTVIGVTAKDENNSAAAVEAFADKKGKRYGYTFAFCADRTTYDAYMTAAGLQGIPSAFVVGPTGKVEFIGHSMELDLVLPKVLAGTWRGQPDIDQIRKDFGRFTGIMKKAQTDPGAALKEFDAFASEFPKLTAGYYYRLKKLQLLLMGKEFDAARELSEGLIRSAAEPPNTVLLNGVQLMWSTSFVNPDKKHADLALKAAEAELKIEGARSPAALFHVAEAHAFAGDTTKATEYGQKAIAESTDAERKGYEDALKKLLGKGK, from the coding sequence GTGCGCGTTCCGTTCAGTCCGATTGTTGCGCTCGCGTGCGCGCTCCTGCCGCCCGCCGCCGCACGCGGGGAGCCGCCCGAGAAGCCCGCGGAGAAGGCCCCGGCGCTCAAGGTCGGGGACGCCGCGCCGCCGCTCCAGGTCACCAAGTGGCTGAACGGAGCCGAGGTGAAGCGGTTCGAGCCGAACAAGGTGTACGTGGTCGAGTTCTGGGCCACGTGGTGCGGCCCGTGCCTGGGGGTGATGCCGCAACTGGCCGCCCTTCAGACCGAGTACAAGGACAAAGGACTGACAGTCATCGGCGTCACCGCGAAGGATGAGAACAACTCGGCCGCGGCGGTCGAAGCGTTCGCGGACAAAAAGGGCAAGCGGTACGGCTACACGTTCGCGTTCTGCGCCGACCGCACCACCTACGACGCCTACATGACCGCGGCCGGGCTCCAGGGCATCCCGTCGGCGTTCGTGGTCGGCCCCACCGGGAAGGTTGAGTTCATCGGGCACTCGATGGAACTGGACCTGGTACTCCCGAAGGTGCTGGCCGGCACCTGGCGCGGCCAACCCGACATCGACCAGATACGCAAGGATTTCGGCCGGTTCACCGGGATCATGAAGAAGGCCCAGACCGACCCGGGCGCGGCCCTCAAGGAGTTCGATGCGTTCGCGTCCGAGTTCCCGAAGCTGACCGCCGGGTACTACTACCGGCTCAAGAAGCTCCAACTTTTGCTCATGGGCAAGGAGTTCGACGCGGCCCGGGAACTGAGTGAGGGGCTGATCCGGTCCGCGGCCGAGCCGCCGAACACGGTGCTCCTCAACGGCGTGCAGCTCATGTGGTCCACGTCGTTCGTGAACCCGGACAAGAAGCACGCGGACCTCGCGCTAAAAGCAGCAGAAGCGGAACTGAAAATCGAGGGCGCCCGCTCCCCCGCGGCCCTGTTCCACGTCGCCGAGGCCCACGCCTTCGCGGGCGATACGACCAAAGCGACCGAGTACGGGCAGAAGGCGATCGCCGAATCAACCGACGCGGAGCGCAAGGGGTACGAGGACGCGCTCAAGAAGCTGTTGGGTAAGGGTAAATGA
- a CDS encoding leucine-rich repeat domain-containing protein: MFRISVLALTASALCLGSPVRADDAEDKAVALVKKLGGEVARDQKAPNKPVTSVNLSFRKPTAADLKELAVFQNLTTLDLTFTGTTDAGLKALNALKNLKTLSLHGTPLTDAGLKELGALKNLTALDLAFTGIKDADLKELSALKNLKELSLFGTRITDEGLKELAAFQNLASLSLGGTEVTDTGLKELAVFKSLTSLDLSSPRVTDEGLKELTALKNLTKLSLNSTKVTDTGLKELAALKNLAALNLSYTAVTGTGFKELAVLKELTALDLCGAAVTGAGLKGLAPLKSLTSLNLAGTKVTDADLQELAPLKNLTDLSLNVTAISDTGLKDLTALHNLTSLELAFTEVSGAGFKQLIALQNLTALTLGGEKITDAGLKQLATFKNLTQLTLRKTEATDAGLNELQSALPKCKIVK; this comes from the coding sequence ATGTTCCGGATCTCGGTTCTCGCGCTGACCGCTTCGGCCCTGTGTCTGGGTTCGCCAGTTCGCGCCGACGACGCCGAAGACAAGGCCGTTGCGCTCGTCAAAAAGCTCGGTGGGGAGGTAGCTCGGGACCAAAAAGCACCGAATAAACCGGTCACCTCGGTTAACCTGAGTTTCCGAAAACCAACCGCCGCTGATCTCAAAGAACTGGCCGTATTCCAAAACCTCACCACACTCGACCTGACCTTCACGGGGACCACGGACGCGGGGCTCAAGGCACTCAACGCGCTCAAAAATCTCAAAACACTGTCCTTGCACGGCACGCCGCTAACAGACGCGGGCCTCAAGGAACTGGGCGCGCTCAAGAACCTCACCGCGCTCGATCTGGCCTTCACAGGGATCAAGGATGCGGATCTCAAAGAACTTAGCGCGCTCAAAAATCTCAAAGAGCTCTCCTTGTTCGGCACAAGGATAACAGACGAGGGCCTCAAGGAACTCGCGGCGTTCCAGAACCTCGCTTCACTCAGCTTGGGCGGCACGGAAGTGACGGACACGGGGCTCAAGGAGCTCGCCGTATTCAAGAGCCTTACGTCACTCGACTTGAGCAGCCCGAGAGTAACAGACGAGGGGCTCAAAGAACTCACCGCGCTCAAGAACCTCACCAAACTCAGTTTGAACAGCACAAAAGTAACGGACACGGGGCTCAAAGAACTGGCGGCACTCAAGAACCTTGCCGCCCTCAATCTGAGCTACACGGCAGTAACCGGTACGGGATTTAAGGAACTTGCTGTACTCAAGGAACTTACTGCACTCGACTTGTGCGGCGCGGCGGTAACGGGCGCGGGGCTCAAGGGACTTGCCCCACTCAAGAGCCTCACGTCTCTCAACTTGGCCGGTACGAAAGTAACAGACGCGGATCTCCAGGAGCTCGCCCCACTCAAGAACCTCACCGATCTCAGTTTGAACGTTACGGCGATATCAGACACGGGGCTCAAAGACCTCACCGCACTTCACAACCTCACATCACTCGAACTGGCCTTTACGGAGGTATCTGGCGCGGGGTTCAAGCAACTCATTGCTCTCCAGAACCTCACCGCACTCACCTTGGGCGGCGAAAAGATAACGGACGCGGGACTCAAACAACTCGCCACATTCAAGAACCTTACCCAACTCACCCTGCGCAAAACGGAAGCAACGGATGCGGGCCTCAATGAACTCCAATCGGCGCTGCCGAAGTGCAAAATCGTGAAGTGA
- a CDS encoding POTRA domain-containing protein: MWCALLALVLSVCPIQSQKPRPDRVGRIGVVGNVHTPDGVVLMQLGLRPGQIFSRAKLPLAQTRLKKLGLFEDVIVTVTPNEFDSTYKDIRITVTERSWVWLTFAVEDTVIAVLTLDVDLYRDTAFRVQKKLRGFGP, from the coding sequence ATGTGGTGCGCGCTATTGGCTCTGGTGCTGTCGGTGTGCCCGATCCAGTCGCAGAAGCCGAGGCCGGACCGCGTCGGGCGGATCGGTGTAGTGGGGAACGTACACACCCCTGACGGTGTGGTCCTGATGCAGTTGGGCCTGCGCCCCGGTCAGATATTTAGCCGCGCGAAATTGCCGCTCGCTCAGACGCGACTGAAGAAGTTGGGGCTGTTCGAGGACGTGATCGTCACGGTCACCCCGAACGAGTTCGACAGCACGTACAAGGACATCCGCATCACCGTCACGGAGCGCTCGTGGGTGTGGCTCACGTTCGCGGTCGAGGACACGGTGATTGCCGTGCTGACGCTGGACGTGGACCTGTACCGAGATACCGCGTTCCGCGTACAAAAGAAGCTACGGGGCTTTGGCCCGTAA
- a CDS encoding DUF1559 domain-containing protein, translating to MRLAPSRARAFTLIELLVVIAIIAILIGLLLPAVQKVRAAAARMKCANNLKQIGLGVHNYESVYQRIVPTRDWPTFKGGWLVSLLPYIEQTALSQSIQNTPGANGAPDPTYQNGGMDTAPFCSTIVPTYVCPAEPRNGGSFMTNPGVLTGSGDGVAHALTDYVAVYGYSWKDELATHIGMMFVPEAPTSPPRRTFGAVTDGLSNTVMVGEKPPIADLGWGWWTAGRRDVLWGTASQDNVRIATTDQNGAPCVPAPHYFKAPLAGGVSNPCNANHFYSLHDGGANWVFGDGSVRFLSYSAAGVLPALSSMAGGEVVDASAY from the coding sequence ATGCGACTTGCGCCCTCCCGCGCTCGGGCGTTTACCCTCATCGAGTTGCTCGTGGTGATCGCGATCATCGCGATCCTCATCGGGCTCTTGTTGCCCGCGGTTCAGAAGGTTCGGGCGGCCGCGGCCCGGATGAAGTGCGCTAACAATCTGAAACAAATCGGCCTCGGCGTTCACAATTACGAGAGCGTCTACCAGCGCATCGTGCCCACGCGCGACTGGCCCACGTTCAAGGGCGGGTGGCTGGTGTCGCTGCTCCCGTACATCGAGCAAACGGCGCTGTCGCAGAGCATCCAGAACACCCCCGGCGCCAACGGTGCCCCGGACCCGACCTACCAGAACGGGGGCATGGACACGGCCCCGTTCTGTAGCACCATCGTGCCCACCTACGTGTGCCCGGCCGAGCCGCGCAACGGGGGCTCGTTCATGACCAACCCGGGCGTGCTGACCGGGTCCGGCGACGGCGTCGCGCACGCGCTGACCGACTACGTGGCGGTCTACGGGTACAGTTGGAAGGACGAGCTGGCCACGCACATCGGGATGATGTTCGTGCCCGAGGCCCCGACCAGCCCGCCCCGGCGCACGTTCGGCGCGGTGACCGACGGGCTGAGCAACACCGTGATGGTGGGCGAGAAGCCCCCGATCGCGGACCTGGGCTGGGGCTGGTGGACCGCCGGGCGCCGGGACGTGCTGTGGGGCACCGCCAGCCAGGACAACGTCCGCATCGCGACCACCGACCAGAACGGCGCGCCCTGCGTGCCGGCCCCGCACTACTTCAAGGCCCCGCTCGCCGGCGGCGTGAGCAACCCGTGCAACGCGAACCACTTCTACAGCCTGCACGACGGGGGCGCGAACTGGGTGTTCGGGGACGGGTCGGTCCGGTTCCTGTCGTACTCGGCCGCGGGCGTGCTCCCGGCCCTCTCCTCGATGGCCGGCGGGGAAGTCGTGGACGCCTCGGCGTACTGA
- a CDS encoding SMI1/KNR4 family protein, whose translation MTTDDLIAALHATADRALSPLALRVFGPDRTPPPSPAQVEAFEAEIGAPLPDEYRAFLLHCNGGNLDWYQFDGPTPEGQWTAVVSRVGGLRDEPHLSLRSARASYQGHEVQIPRALVWIMGDPGGNAICLGLTGAHRGRVYFWVHDEGPDPDSWDGAVETAGNVVLLANSFTDFVAGLRAREE comes from the coding sequence ATGACGACCGATGACCTCATCGCCGCGCTGCACGCGACCGCCGATCGCGCGCTCTCGCCGCTCGCGCTCCGCGTGTTCGGCCCGGACCGAACGCCTCCCCCCTCCCCCGCGCAGGTCGAAGCGTTCGAGGCCGAGATCGGCGCGCCGCTACCCGACGAGTACCGCGCGTTCCTGCTCCACTGTAACGGCGGGAACCTCGACTGGTATCAGTTCGACGGCCCGACGCCCGAGGGCCAGTGGACCGCGGTCGTGAGTCGCGTGGGCGGGCTGCGCGACGAACCGCACCTGTCGCTCCGTTCCGCGCGCGCCAGTTACCAGGGGCACGAGGTGCAGATCCCCCGCGCGCTGGTGTGGATCATGGGCGACCCGGGGGGCAACGCGATCTGTCTCGGGCTCACCGGGGCGCACCGGGGGCGCGTGTACTTCTGGGTTCACGACGAAGGGCCGGACCCCGATTCGTGGGACGGCGCGGTCGAAACCGCGGGCAACGTGGTCCTCCTGGCCAACTCGTTCACGGATTTCGTCGCCGGGCTGCGCGCCAGAGAAGAGTGA
- a CDS encoding TapB family protein, translating to MLRLFAGLAALVPLMWSTTAAAPVPKHLMKEPPLYYPTRVGAKWVYQIGKEELVLSVSAVEPTDTGLLVSITNHRPNGRTFLDQKMLVTPAGVTQIESFEGKLDSPWCWLKIPCVIGQKWESDCSNDVFVQKWECTTLGTEEVEVPAGKFTAVRVHTKLVVTRREGGPLPIGSVISSVEWYAPGVGVVKVEPSPGSTRVLKSFTP from the coding sequence ATGTTGCGCCTGTTCGCCGGGCTAGCGGCCCTGGTTCCGCTCATGTGGTCAACGACTGCCGCGGCCCCAGTTCCCAAGCACCTGATGAAGGAACCGCCGCTCTATTACCCCACGCGGGTGGGAGCCAAGTGGGTCTATCAGATCGGCAAGGAGGAACTGGTATTAAGCGTCTCTGCGGTCGAGCCGACGGATACCGGCTTGTTGGTTTCGATCACGAATCACCGCCCCAACGGGAGGACATTTCTCGACCAGAAAATGCTCGTCACGCCCGCGGGCGTAACTCAGATCGAGAGCTTCGAGGGAAAACTGGATTCGCCGTGGTGCTGGCTCAAGATCCCGTGCGTGATCGGCCAGAAGTGGGAAAGCGACTGCTCGAATGACGTTTTCGTTCAGAAGTGGGAGTGCACCACGCTCGGTACTGAAGAGGTCGAAGTTCCAGCGGGTAAGTTCACCGCCGTCCGGGTTCACACGAAACTGGTAGTCACGCGCCGCGAAGGAGGCCCTCTCCCCATCGGCAGCGTCATCAGCTCCGTCGAGTGGTACGCACCGGGGGTGGGGGTTGTTAAAGTCGAACCGAGCCCCGGCTCCACTCGCGTTTTGAAGTCTTTTACTCCGTAA
- a CDS encoding terminase small subunit — translation MLSARHETFCLEYVIDLNGSAAYQRAYPKVKAPGAARTGAARLLANVSVRERVAELQLARAARSDTTHEWVLERLKHEAEFEGQGASHAARVSALALIAKHLGMFKPVPVPDRPPIDLSQIPDDLKRALLAGLRALRGPGAPG, via the coding sequence ATGTTGTCAGCGCGTCACGAAACCTTCTGCCTCGAATACGTCATCGACCTGAACGGGTCCGCGGCGTACCAGCGCGCGTACCCGAAGGTGAAGGCCCCCGGCGCCGCGCGCACCGGGGCGGCCAGATTGTTAGCAAATGTTAGCGTCCGCGAGCGCGTGGCCGAGCTGCAACTCGCACGAGCCGCGCGGTCCGACACCACGCACGAGTGGGTACTGGAGCGCCTCAAGCACGAGGCCGAGTTCGAGGGCCAGGGGGCCAGCCACGCGGCCCGCGTATCGGCCCTGGCCCTCATCGCGAAGCACCTGGGCATGTTCAAACCGGTGCCCGTCCCGGACCGCCCCCCGATCGACCTGTCGCAGATCCCCGATGACCTCAAACGTGCCCTCCTCGCTGGACTCCGCGCTCTTCGCGGCCCTGGGGCTCCGGGCTAA
- a CDS encoding PEP-CTERM sorting domain-containing protein has protein sequence MKRVLLFASLIVLTGAGAGTATAGPIQWSYSAEVEYSRDYGNDFLLNWTNQSGTVTSGAGEYTSRDLFTTTAYPGPPRDDNGQVAYNFTVRLTLKDIASGQSAVLAYNGWYATQWDKKWTGEDENGNPTWDWDWIHEQSEFGKPTSWDWVTLGGNVYTLRGEGGGMGTTPNGALVVSVSPTATPEPTTLALAGIGLTALGVARRVRGRSAARVNTATAGA, from the coding sequence ATGAAGCGCGTACTGTTGTTTGCCAGCCTGATAGTCCTGACCGGCGCGGGCGCCGGGACCGCGACCGCCGGACCGATCCAGTGGTCGTACTCCGCGGAGGTCGAATACTCGCGCGACTACGGGAACGATTTCCTCCTGAACTGGACCAACCAGAGCGGAACGGTCACGTCCGGGGCCGGCGAGTACACCTCGCGCGACCTGTTCACGACGACCGCGTACCCCGGCCCGCCGCGCGATGATAACGGGCAGGTCGCGTACAATTTCACGGTCCGGCTGACGCTGAAGGACATCGCGTCGGGCCAGTCCGCGGTGCTCGCGTACAACGGGTGGTACGCGACCCAGTGGGACAAGAAGTGGACCGGTGAGGACGAGAACGGGAACCCGACCTGGGACTGGGACTGGATCCACGAGCAGTCGGAGTTCGGCAAGCCGACCAGTTGGGACTGGGTCACGCTCGGCGGGAACGTGTACACCCTGCGCGGCGAGGGCGGCGGGATGGGCACCACCCCGAACGGGGCTCTCGTGGTGTCCGTGTCGCCGACCGCGACCCCGGAGCCGACCACGCTGGCGCTCGCCGGCATCGGGCTGACCGCGCTGGGCGTCGCCCGGCGCGTGCGCGGCCGAAGCGCGGCGCGCGTCAACACTGCGACCGCGGGCGCGTGA
- a CDS encoding TIGR02996 domain-containing protein, which produces MTDEPALLATILAHPDEDTPRLMFADWLQEHNQPLRAEFVRVQVQLADLLRRMARAGLRPTPRARTATECKRYPELFALLARQALIWPTYGEWFPFGPLPQDHAAATCENIFNKLCVYAAVNHLPWVSLTQRGFLKAVQCPAASWLAHADAILARHPVERVRLTDVPGALGQIRLGWRNGHKCQLGFRGRKMHVLALPPSAPGSESTWPHLLEAEWPSIGFERGFD; this is translated from the coding sequence GTGACCGATGAACCCGCCCTCCTCGCTACCATTTTGGCCCACCCGGACGAGGACACGCCCCGGTTAATGTTCGCCGACTGGCTCCAGGAACATAACCAACCGCTGCGTGCCGAGTTCGTCCGCGTGCAGGTCCAACTCGCCGACCTCTTGCGCCGCATGGCGCGTGCCGGCCTCCGCCCGACCCCGCGCGCCCGCACCGCGACCGAGTGCAAGCGCTACCCGGAACTGTTCGCGCTGCTCGCGCGCCAGGCGCTCATCTGGCCCACTTACGGGGAGTGGTTCCCGTTCGGGCCGCTCCCCCAGGACCACGCCGCGGCCACCTGCGAGAACATCTTCAACAAGCTGTGCGTGTACGCGGCGGTGAACCACCTGCCGTGGGTATCGCTCACCCAGCGCGGGTTCCTCAAAGCGGTCCAGTGCCCCGCCGCGAGCTGGCTCGCGCACGCCGACGCGATCCTGGCCCGGCACCCGGTCGAGCGCGTGCGCCTCACGGACGTCCCGGGCGCTCTGGGCCAAATTCGGCTGGGGTGGCGCAACGGCCACAAGTGCCAGCTCGGGTTCCGGGGGCGCAAGATGCACGTACTGGCGCTGCCCCCATCGGCGCCCGGGTCGGAAAGCACCTGGCCGCACCTCCTCGAGGCCGAGTGGCCGAGCATCGGGTTCGAGCGCGGGTTCGATTAG
- a CDS encoding MOSC domain-containing protein has product MTGSVLVSVQVGGPQTFGEEGAADPADRPWTTGFIKAPVTGPVALGRTNLSGDGQADLVNHGGPDKAVCVYPEVHYAYWRTDLHRDELPPGAFGENFTVGALAEPDVCIGDVWKVGGAVLQVSQPRQPCWKLARRWRVKDLALRVQQTGFTGWYFRVLQEGVVEAGLPLELMERPEPHWTIERANRVMHHLKSDYAQAAELAALPTLSASWKNTLRTRAEKHTHPDAGKRLNDPHAN; this is encoded by the coding sequence ATGACCGGATCGGTGCTGGTGTCCGTACAGGTCGGGGGGCCGCAAACGTTCGGCGAAGAGGGGGCCGCGGACCCGGCCGACCGACCGTGGACCACCGGGTTCATCAAGGCGCCGGTGACCGGACCGGTCGCGCTGGGGCGCACCAACCTGAGCGGCGACGGGCAGGCCGATCTCGTGAACCACGGCGGGCCGGACAAGGCCGTCTGCGTGTACCCCGAGGTCCATTACGCCTACTGGCGCACCGATCTCCACCGCGACGAGCTACCGCCCGGCGCGTTCGGGGAGAACTTCACGGTCGGCGCGCTGGCGGAGCCGGACGTGTGCATCGGGGACGTGTGGAAGGTCGGCGGCGCGGTGCTCCAGGTGTCGCAGCCGCGCCAGCCGTGCTGGAAACTGGCCCGCCGGTGGCGCGTCAAGGACCTCGCGCTGCGCGTCCAACAGACCGGCTTCACCGGGTGGTACTTCCGGGTACTCCAGGAGGGAGTAGTCGAGGCGGGCCTTCCCTTGGAACTGATGGAGCGCCCCGAACCGCACTGGACCATCGAGCGCGCCAACCGGGTGATGCACCACCTGAAGTCCGACTACGCACAGGCCGCGGAACTGGCCGCGCTGCCGACGCTATCTGCGAGCTGGAAGAACACACTGCGGACGCGCGCCGAGAAGCACACGCACCCGGACGCCGGCAAGCGCCTCAACGACCCGCACGCGAACTGA